A genomic region of Arachis hypogaea cultivar Tifrunner chromosome 5, arahy.Tifrunner.gnm2.J5K5, whole genome shotgun sequence contains the following coding sequences:
- the LOC112799925 gene encoding protein DETOXIFICATION 27-like, with translation MPNKENSALVEAKVPLLNSNQSLRVHENGDDQNHEDDVLSQRIWIESKKLWHIVGPAIFSRITSYMILVITQAFAGHLGDLELAAFSISNNVIVGFDFGLLLGMASALETLCGQAYGAKKHYMLGVYMQRSWIVLFICCIFLVPLYVFATPVLRVLGQPEELAVLAGEVALWMIPLHFSFAFQFPLQRFLQSQLKTAVIAWVSLVSLLVHIAISWFFVSQLKFGVVGTTATVNFSWWVMTLGLFGYTVSGGCPNTWTGFSLEAFAGLWDFVKLSASSGLMLCLENWYYRILILMTGNLPNAEIAVDALSICMTINGLEMMIPLAFFAATGVRVANELGAGNGKGAKFATKVSVMTSIAIGLFFWMLILIFHDKFGYIFSTSKPVLDEVNKLSLLLAFTILLNSVQPVLSGVAVGSGWQSYVAYINLGCYYLIGVPLGLLMGWVFNQGVMGVWAGMIFGGTATQTLILGLITIRCDWDKEAERAKLHLRKWDNPK, from the exons ATGCCAAACAAGGAGAATTCAGCGCTAGTGGAAGCAAAGGTTCCTTTGCTAAACAGTAACCAATCTTTAAGAGTTCATGAAAATGGAGATGATCAAAACCATGAAGACGATGTCCTGTCTCAAAGAATATGGATTGAATCAAAGAAGCTATGGCATATAGTAGGCCCTGCAATCTTCAGCCGCATAACTTCCTACATGATTTTGGTGATCACACAAGCCTTCGCAGGCCACCTTGGCGATCTTGAACTCGCAGCTTTCTCCATTTCCAACAATGTCATCGTCGGCTTCGACTTCGGCCTCTTG CTGGGTATGGCGAGTGCGTTGGAAACTCTGTGCGGGCAGGCGTATGGCGCCAAGAAACACTACATGTTAGGCGTATACATGCAGCGATCATGGATAGTTCTCTTCATATGCTGCATCTTCCTGGTTCCTCTCTACGTGTTTGCGACGCCGGTCTTAAGAGTTTTGGGTCAGCCGGAGGAATTGGCTGTCCTGGCCGGCGAGGTGGCGCTGTGGATGATTCCTCTTCACTTCAGCTTCGCGTTCCAGTTCCCACTGCAGAGGTTTCTTCAGAGCCAGCTGAAGACAGCCGTGATAGCATGGGTGTCGTTGGTGTCGCTGCTGGTGCACATCGCCATTAGCTGGTTCTTTGTGTCGCAGCTGAAGTTCGGGGTGGTTGGAACAACCGCCACGGTGAATTTCTCGTGGTGGGTCATGACTTTGGGGTTGTTTGGGTACACAGTTTCCGGTGGCTGCCCAAACACTTGGACTGGTTTCTCGCTTGAAGCTTTTGCTGGCCTTTGGGACTTTGTTAAACTCTCTGCTTCTTCTGGTCTCATGCTCTG CTTGGAGAATTGGTATTACAGAATTCTGATACTGATGACAGGAAATCTACCGAACGCAGAGATTGCTGTGGATGCTTTGTCCATATG CATGACAATCAATGGCTTGGAAATGATGATTCCTCTGGCATTCTTTGCTGCTACAGG AGTGAGGGTTGCAAACGAACTTGGAGCTGGGAATGGTAAAGGAGCAAAATTTGCTACAAAAGTATCTGTGATGACATCAATTGCAATAGGACTGTTCTTCTGGATGTTGATTTTGATATTTCATGACAAATTCGGATACATATTCTCTACTAGCAAACCAGTCCTTGATGAAGTTAACAAGCTTTCTCTTCTGTTAGCCTTCACTATTCTCCTCAACAGTGTTCAGCCAGTTCTTTCAG GCGTGGCAGTAGGATCAGGGTGGCAATCATATGTTGCATACATAAACTTGGGCTGCTACTATCTCATTGGGGTTCCTCTTGGATTGTTGATGGGCTGGGTCTTCAATCAAGGAGTTATG GGAGTTTGGGCCGGAATGATTTTTGGTGGAACAGCAACTCAAACATTAATATTAGGCCTTATAACCATTCGATGTGACTGGGACAAAGAG GCTGAGCGAGCCAAATTGCATTTGAGAAAGTGGGACAATCCAAAATAA